One region of Camelus bactrianus isolate YW-2024 breed Bactrian camel chromosome 20, ASM4877302v1, whole genome shotgun sequence genomic DNA includes:
- the LOC105083867 gene encoding glutathione S-transferase A1, which yields MAGKPLLHYFDGRGRMECIRWLLAAAGVEFDEKFIETSEDLDKLRNDGSLMFQQVPMVEIDGMKLVQTRAILNYIASKYNLYGRDIKERALIDMYTEGVCDLGEMIMLLPLCPPAEKDTKLAQIREKTTNRYLPAFEKVLKSHGQEYLVGNRLSRADVHLVELLYYVEEVDPSLLASFPLLKALKSRVSNLPTVKKFLQPGSQRKPPLDEKSLEKAMKIFRIK from the exons ATGGCGGGGAAGCCCTTGCTTCACTACTTCGATGGACGGGGCAGGATGGAGTGTATCCGGTGGCTCCTGGCTGCAGCTGGAGTGGAG tttgatgagaaatttatagaaacttcAGAAGACTTGGATAAGTTAAGAAATG ATGGGAGTCTGATGTTCCAGCAAGTGCCAATGGTTGAAATCGATGGGATGAAGCTGGTGCAGACCAGAGCCATTCTCAACTACATCGCCAGCAAATACAACCTCTATGGGAGAGACATAAAGGAGAGAGCCCT GATTGATATGTACACAGAAGGTGTGTGCGATTTGGGAGAAATGATCATGCTTTTGCCATTGTGCCCCCCTGCGGAGAAAGATACCAAGTTGGCCCAGATCCGAGAGAAAACAACAAACCGCTATCTCCCTGCGTTCGAAAAA GTGTTGAAGAGCCACGGACAGGAATACCTTGTGGGCAACCGGCTGAGCCGGGCTGACGTGCACCTGGTTGAGCTGCTCTACTACGTGGAAGAGGTGGACCCCAGCCTTCTGGCCAGCTTCCCGCTGCTGAAG GCCCTGAAAAGCAGAGTCAGCAATCTCCCTACCGTGAAGAAGTTTCTGCAGCCTGGCAGCCAGAGGAAGCCTCCCTTAGATGAGAAAAGTTTGGAAAAAGCAATGAAGATTTtcagaattaaataa